ACGCAAAACATCAGGAGCATCTTTATCGTCTGCCAAATCATTATAAATAATAGATGCTGTGTCTGTTGGCATTGAATCTGAGATATGATTGAATGCGCGTTCAAAATTTGCTAAATACTCCCAATTTGAATCTATTTCTTCTAGCAGTGACTTATTATCTTTTTTTAAGAATAATACTTCGTAAAACTTGTCACCTGCAGTTATAGATTGTTTTGTGTTATCAATGTTGCGCAATAAGTATAATGTGATGCCAACTAACATTGGCGCGAGTGCAAGCAGAAAGATGTATTTTTTCATGGTAATATTCCAAATAGTTATATATTTATACATTAATGCTTTTGATTTGCAAAAACATATTGACATAGTGATTATATCACATAATAATATTCTTAGAGTTGTTTGAATAGTTGGAGATTAAAATATTTCTAAAGTAGAAATAAAGACAGCAGTATTAAGCTAAATTATTTTTTGTCGGATTTATCCGATGTACCCTCAACCTTTTATAGGTTGAAGTCTAAATTTGAGAGTTTGATCCTGGCTCAGAATGAACGCTGGCGGCAGGCCTAACACATGCAAGTCGAACGGAGTTATATTGTAGCTTGCTATGGTATAACTTAGTGGCAGACGGGTGAGTAATGTATAGGAATCTACCTAGTAGTATGGAATAATTGTTGGAAACGGCAACTAATACCGTATACGCCCTACGGGGGAAAAATTTATTGCTATTGGATGAGCCTATATTAGATTAGCTAGTTGGTGGAGTAATAGCCTACCAAGGCAATGATCTATAGCTGATCTGAGAGGATGATCAGCCACACTGGAACTGAGATACGGTCCAGACTCCTACGGGAGGCAGCAGTGGGGAATATTGGACAATGGGCGAAAGCCTGATCCAGCCATGCCGCATGAGTGAAGAAGGCCTTTGGGTTGTAAAGCTCTTTTAGTGAGGAAGATAATGACGGTACTCACAGAAGAAGTCCTGGCTAACTCCGTGCCAGCAGCCGCGGTAATACGGAGAGGGCTAGCGTTATTCGGAATTATTGGGCGTAAAGGGCGCGTAGGCTGGTTAATAAGTTAAAAGTGAAATCCCGAGGCTTAACCTTGGAATTGCTTTTAAAACTATTAATCTAGAGATTGAAAGAGGATAGAGGAATTCCTGATGTAGAGGTAAAATTCGTAAATATTAGGAGGAACACCAGTGGCGAAGGCGTCTATCTGGTTCAAATCTGACGCTGAAGCGCGAAGGCGTGGGGAGCAAACAGGATTAGATACCCTGGTAGTCCACGCTGTAAACGATGAATGTTAAATATGGGAAGTTTACTTTCTGTATTACAGCTAACGCGTTAAACATTCCGCCTGGGGACTACGGTCGCAAGATTAAAACTCAAAGGAATTGACGGGGACCCGCACAAGCGGTGGAGCATGTGGTTTAATTCGATGCAACGCGAAAAACCTTACCACTTCTTGACATGGAAATCATACCTATTCGAAGGGATAGGGTCGGTTCGGCCGGATTTTACACAAGTGTTGCATGGCTGTCGTCAGCTCGTGTCGTGAGATGTTGGGTTAAGTCCCGCAACGAGCGCAACCCTCATCCTTAGTTGCTATCAGGTAATGCTGAGTACTTTAAGGAAACTGCCAGTGATAAGCTGGAGGAAGGTGGGGATGATGTCAAGTCATCATGGCCTTTATGGAGTGGGCTACACACGTGCTACAATGGTGTCTACAATGGGCTGCAAGGTGCGCAAGCCTAAGCTAATCCCTAAAAGACATCTCAGTTCGGATTGTACTCTGCAACTCGAGTACATGAAGTTGGAATCGCTAGTAATCGTGGATCAGCATGCCACGGTGAATACGTTCTCGGGTCTTGTACACACTGCCCGTCACGCCATGGGAATTGGTTTCACTCGAAGCTAATGGCCTAACCGCAAGGAAGGAGTTATTTAAAGTGGGATCAGTGACTGGGGTGAAGTCGTAACAAGGTAGCAGTAGGGGAATCTGCAGCTGGATTACCTCCTTAGGCTTTGTACGTAATTCACCATTTCAAATAATAGTGTCATTATGTACTATACTGCTGTCTTTACTTCTACTTTATTTTTTAATTTCTCGATAACGAAATTTTATGAGTAACAGGCCTCTTTCCCCACATTTACAAATATATAAAGTACAAGTTACTAGTTTTTTTTCTATTATGCATAGATTGACTGGTATCTTGCTGTTTCTTTTATTAATCATACTTTCTTGGTATTTTATATTATATGTTTACTCCCCTAAGTTAATTATAGTAAGGTGCTTAAATGCATTATTGTTCACTCCTGTTGCTAAATTAGCTTATATCTTATGCTTTGTAAGCTTTATGTATCATTTTCTCAATGGTATTCGTCATTTATTGTGGGATGCTGGGCTTAATTTAGAAATTGCTAGTGTTTTAAAAAGTGCTATATTACTAACAATAATGCTATTTCTTTCTACTATGGCTTTTTTATTTATATTTATATGAGTCAATCTGTAAATTCAGTACATCATTGGTGGATCCAGCGTGTTTCTGCGGTGATTTTGTTATTTTTATTTCCTTGGTTTATTTACTCATTTTCTTGCACATTTTATGTTGATAGCCCTTTATCTTTTAATGAAAAATTATTTCAGGCTATTAATCATCCACTAGAGCTTTTGTTTTTTGTTATACTGGTGTTTTGCATTTTTTGGCATGCAGTTCTTGGAATGCAGGTAGTGTGTGAAGATTATATAGACAGCGTACCTCTAAGGATTTTTACAATTACATGCATAAAATACTTATCAAGCATTACTTATATAGTCCTTGCTTTTACGACTTTTTTCTTTTATAGGCATATTTTCTTGTAAAGTTGCCAGTTCTATGTTAATATATTATTAGTGTACTAGTTTTATTATTGAACTATAGCGATTTTGGTTTAGCAATATGTTAGAGACATTGAAAAAGTGGGGAATAGACCTTACGCTGAAGGTGAAGGATCTATTTAGTTCATCTGAATCTCAAGTTTATGTCAAAGACCTTAGAAAGGTAATGATATATGAGGATGGACGAAAGTGTCAATATCCAAAAAATTATGATCAGATTGTAGATTCTGGAAGAGTTGTAAAAAAAAATGACAAGCTTGTAAAAGATAAAGACGGAAATCCAGAGTACCAGCTTATATATAATGAATACAAATTTGATCTAGCCTTGGTTAAGGAAATTGATAAAAAATCTTACTTTACTATTGACTTTTTAGTTAGTAAAGGTAGGCGTGAGGTTAATGATTATAGTAAATTTTATAAGCCATTTAAGTTTTCAAAAATAGATCTTGAAAAACACTTGCCGGTCTTTGAGGTTGATACTAAGTTACTTAGATTAACTAATTCTTCTTTTCTTGCTAAAAAAGGTTGCTTCATCAATGATGACACGGGAGAAGTTGATGAGAAAGATAGAGATGAAAAAGGAAGAAATGGAAAATTACTATACGCTAGTGATTACAAGAAGCTAAGCACCCATTTTTCAGAAATTAGAGATCAGGATGGTAATCTAGAGCTAGATAAAAGTCTTATATCTGTTTCTATCGTTTTTGCTACAAGCTTGGCTAAAGTTTGTACTAAATTGTTGACCTCTCTTCCTATAAAGTTAGGGGAGTATTTAATAAGCGAACAAAACCCAATTGCAAAGTCTTTTGGCTATCTTTTGTTCACCCCTGCAATGGCAGTAAAAAATTTAGTGAATATGGGAGCTACCATACTTAAGGCTCCAATTTTATTGTTTGTAGCAAATGAGAAAAAGTATGGTGATGCTTATCTTACTATGTGGAAACACCAATTGAAAGAATGTTGGAAAGAAGTAAAAAGCGACTTTAATGTTGTTACAAATGGGGAAAGGCCAAAGCCGAAGCAGAAGGATCATAAGCCACTTAGCATAGCGGGTACATGGAAAGAGCTTAACGCTAGAAAATCAGATATTGAAAAAAACTTAGAGAAGGGGTTGAGCAAAAATAGTGAAAGTATAGATAAATCTAGAGAACTAGGTGTTGGAGAAAGCTTAAAGGAAAAGTTGCAAAACAAAACTGATGAAAAAGTAGCTGCAGCCGTTAATCAAAAAAGCAACACTCCTCATATTGATAGAGAGATAGAAAGAAGACAAGACTCATCACGAAATGTAGGGACTCCATCACGCTCGTAGTCAACCATCACTTTAAATTACTTTTTACTTTAATCATCTCACAATAAAAACTTGCATGCATTTTGCCGTTAGTATAAGATATTAATCAAATAATTAATATCTTAATTAAATGCGCCCTGTAATACTGTGTGGTGGTAGTGGCAGCAGACTTTGGCCTCTATCTAAGCCAAAGCAATTTCAGAAAATATTTAGTCAGAATACTATGTTTCACAACACTTTGTTGAGGCTAAAAGGCGATTATATGCCACCCATCATTACCACAAATATACAATATGAGTCATTATTGATGCAGGAATTACATGCATTACAGGAATGTAAAGTAGTTTTTGAACCAGTTAAAATTGGGACAGCGGCAGCAATACTAATTGCTGTGCTTCTCTGCGATAGGAACGAGACAATCTTAGTTCTGCCTTCAGACCATTTTATAGGTGATTTGAATAGTTTTTATGTTTCTATTGAGAAAGCGTCTAAGCTAGCCTCTGAAACTGACTCTATAGTCACTTTTGGGATAAAGCCTCATGAATTCAATTCGGAATACGGCTATATAAATGCAGTATATGGTCAGAAAGAAAAATGTCATATAGTAAAAGATTTTACAGAAAAACCCGAGCGTAAGGTAAGTAACGATCATTATTGGAACTCTGGAATATTTGTGTTTAGAGCAAAACGCTATATAGATGAGATAAAAAAAATTGCTCCGACTCTCTATAATTTATGTTGTGAAAGTATGAAGCATTTTGTACCACGAGAGAGATTTCTGTATTTAGAACAGCAAAATTGTGCAGGAATGGGTGATACATCTATTGATCACCTAGTGATAGAAAAAGCAGAAAATATTGCAATGGTAGAAGCTAATTTTGATTGGATGGATATTGGTACTTGGAGTTCAGTTTTAGAACTGAGTAAGAGATTTAGTGAGAATTTAGTTTCATTTCAGCATGTAACAAAAGGAAGAGAGCCAGTTTTGATGACAGAAAATGATGCAAAAAATTTACTAGGTAGAGTTTATAAACGGCCAAGTAAGAGCCTAATGTTGTTCATTAATAAAGTTAAGGAAGTAAAGCCAATAAGGAAAGAGGTTAAGCCATGGGGATTTTATAGTGTAGTTTTAATGGGCAAGGATTTTCTTATAAAATACCTTTTTATAAATCCACTGAGCTGCACTTCTAAGCAATTTCACCACTATAGAGATGAGTACCATATAATACTATCAGGGGTTGGATGCGTGAGTTTAGATGACAAAACATATGCTATAACAAAAAATCATGTAGTAGAGATTCCAAGGAAGGTGTTTCATAAAATTGAGAATAAAAGTACAAGATTTCCTCTTGAGATAGTTGAGTTTCAGGTAGGAAAGTTTTTATCTGATAATGATATAGTAAGATTGGACGATATATATGGAAGGTCTTAATATAGAACATTGAATATATTCTATAAGCTTGCTAAATTTAGACAACCTCATTTGAGGTAAAGGAAAAATTACAGTTATATGAAGCATAAAAAGTATGATATTTAAATCTTAGTATAATGTCTATTGCCTTTGAATTTACTATGGCTATTCGCTATTTGCGAGCAAAGAATTCTAGATTTTGCTCTATAATGGCCTTGTTTTCTATTATTGGTATTGCTCTTGGAGTTGCAACGCTAATAGTAGTAATGTCTGTAATGAATGGGTTCAGAGCAAAGCTGCTCGACTCTGTACTTGGCATTAATGGTCATATTAATGTTTACTTTGATAGAAGCATAAATTCAGATTACCACGCAGTGTTAAAATCTATTGAGAAAATCCCAGGTGTATTAAAAGCTACTTCTATGACCAATGATCAAGTGATCGTTGCAGCAAATAGTGGAATTGTGGGTAGCGTAGTCCGTGGTGTGTCAACTAAAGACTTACTTAATAATACTATCGTTAAGAATAATGTAATTATGGGTAACGTGGAAAAATTCGATGAAGGTATCATAATAGGGGCAAGATTAGCAGAAGCTTTGAATATTGATTATGGTGATAACATTATGCTTATATCACCTGAAGGATTTGATGCACTGTCTGGTGAAATACCAAAAATGAAAGAATATAAAGTTGTAGCAATATTTGATATGGGTATGTTTGAGTACGACAATACCTTAATGTATATGCCCATAAAGTCAGCTAAAGCTTTTTTTAATTATAAAGATAATGTGAGAAATATAGAAGTGTTTGTAGATGATATTGCTATGGCTAATAAGCTAGCAAACGCTATAGCAAAAGAAACAGGAATGAGAGCTGAAAGTTGGCAGTCTCAGCAAAGCCATTATGTTAATGCTTTAAAGACTGAAAGAAATGTGATGTTTTTAATTCTCACTTTAATTATAGTTGTAGCAGCATTTAATATTGTTTCAAATTTGATGATGATAGTGCAAGAAAAGAAATCTGCAATTGCAATTATGCGTACGTTTGGTGCAACAAGCGGAAGCATTATGCGCATATTTTGTGCTTGTGGATTGCTGATTGGTTTTACAGGAACTTGTCTTGGCTCTATTATAGGGGTTGTTTTTTCTCTCAATATTGAAAGTATTAGAGTGTTTTTAGAAAACATTACCAACATCAAACTGTTTGATCCTATGATATACTTTTTTTCAAGTTTGCCAGTGATATTAGTCTCTCAAGATGTGATTAACATTTCTGCACTTGCATTGTTCTTATCATTTTTAGCGACAATTCCTCCTGCATTACAAGCAGCTGCTCAAGATCCTGTGGAGATATTACGTTATGAATGATACTTGGAGAAAATGCATAGGTTGGTTCTTAATTATATTGTTGTTTGTTAGCTATATTACAATAAATAACATAATATTTTTTAAAATAAATCAGCAAGAGAGTGAAAATAGTATAAGTATTGTAACGGAAAAGATAGATGAACTTAAAATGTTGCTTGAAGTTAATCAAATTAAGGTAGAGAAAAAGATATTTGATTTAAAGAGAAATCTGCACACTCAATGTGAGCAAGGTGACGGTAGTTCAAGACATAAGAACCTCGCAAAGTTGCTGCTACTTGTGATTAAGATGAAGAATTCGTTATTGCAAGAAGCCAAGTTTGATAATCATATAAATTCAATAAAGCCTTTGATATCAGAGCTTGACGATCCAGAAATAGAAAATGCAGTCAATGAATTGGAAAATTTGAAAGAGGTAGATACTTTATGCGGGTTGAAATTGTCTTTTGAGAAGAACATGACTGTTATTAACTACAATAAAAGTAACTTGTTTAAAAAAATCAT
This sequence is a window from Wolbachia endosymbiont (group B) of Protocalliphora azurea. Protein-coding genes within it:
- a CDS encoding lipoprotein-releasing ABC transporter permease subunit, whose protein sequence is MSIAFEFTMAIRYLRAKNSRFCSIMALFSIIGIALGVATLIVVMSVMNGFRAKLLDSVLGINGHINVYFDRSINSDYHAVLKSIEKIPGVLKATSMTNDQVIVAANSGIVGSVVRGVSTKDLLNNTIVKNNVIMGNVEKFDEGIIIGARLAEALNIDYGDNIMLISPEGFDALSGEIPKMKEYKVVAIFDMGMFEYDNTLMYMPIKSAKAFFNYKDNVRNIEVFVDDIAMANKLANAIAKETGMRAESWQSQQSHYVNALKTERNVMFLILTLIIVVAAFNIVSNLMMIVQEKKSAIAIMRTFGATSGSIMRIFCACGLLIGFTGTCLGSIIGVVFSLNIESIRVFLENITNIKLFDPMIYFFSSLPVILVSQDVINISALALFLSFLATIPPALQAAAQDPVEILRYE
- a CDS encoding sugar phosphate nucleotidyltransferase → MRPVILCGGSGSRLWPLSKPKQFQKIFSQNTMFHNTLLRLKGDYMPPIITTNIQYESLLMQELHALQECKVVFEPVKIGTAAAILIAVLLCDRNETILVLPSDHFIGDLNSFYVSIEKASKLASETDSIVTFGIKPHEFNSEYGYINAVYGQKEKCHIVKDFTEKPERKVSNDHYWNSGIFVFRAKRYIDEIKKIAPTLYNLCCESMKHFVPRERFLYLEQQNCAGMGDTSIDHLVIEKAENIAMVEANFDWMDIGTWSSVLELSKRFSENLVSFQHVTKGREPVLMTENDAKNLLGRVYKRPSKSLMLFINKVKEVKPIRKEVKPWGFYSVVLMGKDFLIKYLFINPLSCTSKQFHHYRDEYHIILSGVGCVSLDDKTYAITKNHVVEIPRKVFHKIENKSTRFPLEIVEFQVGKFLSDNDIVRLDDIYGRS
- the sdhC gene encoding succinate dehydrogenase, cytochrome b556 subunit; protein product: MSNRPLSPHLQIYKVQVTSFFSIMHRLTGILLFLLLIILSWYFILYVYSPKLIIVRCLNALLFTPVAKLAYILCFVSFMYHFLNGIRHLLWDAGLNLEIASVLKSAILLTIMLFLSTMAFLFIFI
- the sdhD gene encoding succinate dehydrogenase, hydrophobic membrane anchor protein, which codes for MSQSVNSVHHWWIQRVSAVILLFLFPWFIYSFSCTFYVDSPLSFNEKLFQAINHPLELLFFVILVFCIFWHAVLGMQVVCEDYIDSVPLRIFTITCIKYLSSITYIVLAFTTFFFYRHIFL